From the genome of Rhizobium sp. ZPR4:
GACTTCGCGTTCGAGAACTACGAGATCGCCACGTATAAATCGTTACTGACGATCGCCGATGCCGGAAATTTTGGCGAGGCAAAAAGCGCGCTGCAGGATAGCCTTGTCGAAGAGCAGGCCATGGCCAAATGGCTCGATGACAATCTACCGGCCGTCACGCGAAAGTTTCTGCTGATGTGGGAGCAAGACGCGCCACTCGCGCATCGAGCGTAGAATGCGTGCTGCACCCCGGCGATCGGACCCTGTTAGTCTGACGGATGGCCAGGCACGTGCTGATCGCTGCGGATCTTTTGCGCATCCATAAATCCATGCGCCCATTGATCGCAGCGATGATCATCCTTTGGAAATGGGTTGTGGTCACTGCTCGCTCCCTTTTCAAAGGCCTTCCGGCCGAGCTCGTAGGCGTCCTCTTCTGAAATCGCATCATCGTTGCTCGTCTTCACGACGGCCTCCTTCCCGGCATCAAGCGCGCGTCGAGGCAGGCAATCACAAAAGCGGCTCGCGATGCCTCGACGGGGATTTTGTGCGAAACCGCCGCAATGCATCTTTCTGTCGCACGCGCGTAGGAAGTACTCCGCTCGCAAGGCCATCGCCGTGACAGGAAATGGATCGCGTCCTCCGGCCCCTGGATCAGACAGTTGTCTCGACTGCTGGTCGCAAGGCAGACTGGCATCGACCAGAGCATTTTGAATTCCACATCAATCACATTATGCATCTGGCCCTCCCGTGTCGTGGATGCCCCTCTCCTGGGCTCGAACCATATGCGCTGCTGTTTGTTCCCGAAACCGACCCTGTCCGGGACTGCTTTCCAGGAATTATCGCATCAAATCTGGAAACCTTTGCCGACGGCATTTGTTCGTATCTGAGGGTAAGGATTTCCTCTCATTCCTGCTCACCTAAGGCCCCTCTTGATGAGCTTACAAAGCCAGCCGTTGCCGCACGCGAGCCATGGTTCACGTTCGGTTCACGCGCCGACGCCTATAAGCAGGGCTCAATCCGGATCGAGAAATGGACGGTTCAGCACCTCTCTTTTGTCAGATGTTTTCGGGGAAACGGCTCCTGGTGGCAGAGAGCGGTTACTTTCTAGCCGACGAGGTGCGCCAAAAACTGCGTGAGCTCGGGGCAATGATAGTTGGTCCAATCCATAATCTCGAATATGCGTCCGATCTCATCGAGGCGAATGACGTGGACGCGGCGATACTCGACCTGAATCTCGAGCCGGAACAGGTATTTCCCCTGGTTGAACGGCTCGACAGGCAAAAGATTCCCTATCTCTTCGCTCTTGGCGGAGAGCCAATCGATGCAAGCATGAAATTTACGGGTTTTGTATTATCCAAGAGGCCAGTCGCCCTCGAGCATATTGCCAAGGCACTGTTCGGCACCCCAGACAAGGATACCTAGCGCCGCGCATTGCGACGCAGTACAATGAGGAGAAGGGCGGGCCTCATCAATGCCTGTCTTCATCAAGGTGGGCTGCTAACTGCTGCCGAGCTCGACTGAGCCGGCTTTTTACCGTCCCGATCGCACAGCCAAATTTCTCGGCGGCAGCATCATAGGAGCGTCCTTCGATGACCACATATTCGAGCACGACGCGATAAGGCTCCGGCAGCAGATTACACGCCTCTTCCATTTCCTTGGCTCTTATGGTCCATTCCTGCGATGGCGGGGCCGCCCCAGCGCCGGAAACGCATTTCTTGATACCGGGAGCCTCGCGCTTGGCGATGCGGAATTTCGTACAGAACGTATTGCGCATGATCGTAAACAGCCAGGACTTCAGTCGAGTGCCCTGATCGAATTGATTGAGATTGGCCAGCGCCTTCGCAAGGGTTTCCTGGACCAGATCATCGGCGTCGTTGGCGTTTCTATGAAATGTGCGCGCGAATGCGCGAAGGGCCGGAATAAGCTCCACTATTTCGTTTTGCAGACCGGCTGTGCTCGGGCTATCGGTCACAACTTTTCTCCTTGAAAAACGCGCGCAACGACACTGCCCGCATTGATGCGCAATGCGTGGTTCGGCTGCCGCCAAACGCACTAGACCGACACCGGTGCCCTACGGGCGTCGGAGAGAGCCTTGATTGATTTTGATGTAAGCAGACTTGTTGTCAGCCATACCGATTGCGATGCCGGGATGCTTCCTAGCGATCTCGGGGTTTAGATGTTCTTTGCATCTCGTAAGGGAACGGCTGCACCCTGAGCTTGTTCCATGAAAACCTAAATAAGCATGGAAGCGTAACCAGAGTGAGATCTGCCAGTATTGGTCTATCGCTCGATCGTGCCGTTGCGGCGAATTTTGCGCTGGAGGAGGAAAATGCCATAAAGCAGCGCCTCGGCGGTTGGCGGACAGCCGGGCACATAGATATCGATGGGGATGATCCGATCGCAGCCACGCACCACCGAATAGGAATAGTGATAATAACCGCCGCCATTGGCGCATGAGCCCATCGAGATCACATAACGCGGCTCGGGCATCTGATCATAAACCTTGCGCAACGCCGGCGCCATCTTATTGCAAAGGGTGCCCGCGACGATCATCAGATCTGACTGCCGCGGACTGCCTCTCGGCGCGGCGCCAATACGTTCCACGTCATAGCGCGGCATGGACATCTGCATCATCTCGATGGCGCAGCAGGCAAGGCCGAACGTCATCCACATCAGCGAGCCGGTGCGCGCCCAACTGACGAACTCGTCCGTGCTTGTGACGAGAAAGCCCTTGTCTGCAAGTTCATTGTTGATCGTTCCCATGAACGAGTCCCCACCGGGGGCCTCGCCTGGATATTGAAAGTCGCTGATGACAGGACGATCCTTGTAAGAAGACATGGTTAGCTCTCTGATGGAAAAGACACCCAACTTGCGGGGGATCAGCTTGTTCCCGCAGGGGCATCTTTCGATACGGCTGATCCCTTCGAGAACAAAAATCCAAAAAGCTTGGAAACAACCGCTCCATTGCCGAGTTCGAAGACGGCAAACTGAAGAGAGGAATGTTTCGTGTTGATGAAAATGATCGCAGTCTGTGCCTTGTCGATCGGCATGACCACGGCCGTCATGGCGCAGCAGTCCGGCTCAGGCGGCACGGACACCGGCGGCTCCGGCAGCGGCCATGGTGCCGGTACGGGTTCGCAGAACGGCGGCACGTCCAACGGAAATGGCGGCACCACGAACAACGGCTCGACCGGTACGAACGGCGCCCCGAATTCCAACGGCCAGTCGCAGGATTGCAACGCCATGAAAACCGGTAAGAACACGACACAGGGCAATGGCATGCAGGGCAGTCAGTCGAGCGACAACACGACGAACAAAAACTGTCAACAATAACGAAACTTACACGGCTCTCGGGCCGTGTCGGCCTACACGGGCCAATCGAGGAGCACGGTCATGAAGAACAACGCACAGGAGCTTGCAAACGAATATCTTCGGCTCGGCGGGCACAGGCTTTTGGTCATGGACGACAATATCCTGTCGACTCAAAGCTGGGAGCAGGACTCACCCGAAGCCGAGACCTTCTGGAAACAGGAAATCGAGATATTGGCACCACGGCGACGCAACGAAGTCATGTCCTTCCTGCCGTCCATCAACGTTACCTAATTTGGGCGGGCGGGATCGGAGCGTCGTTATAATAATACGAAATCTCGACGATGATTGACCTCATCAATGCATGGATCTGCAGTTCAAGGCATTGGCTTTTCATGCCAATCGAGGATCGATGCAGGCTGTCCAAACACTTCGATACCTTCAAAGCGAAACCAATCAAACCGCCCTGCGTTTGCTTCCGAGAGGAAACGTCATGCAATCGCAGACACAGCACGATACGCCACACTCGAAGTTTTACCCCGCCTCCCTCACCGTTCTTTGCCTGGGCGTGATCGTTGCGCAAGTCGACACATCGGTTGTCAACCTGGCGGTTCAGCCGATCGGCAAGAGCCTTCAGGCTTCGGTGACACAATTGCAATGGGTCGTCGATGCCTACAACCTTGTCTACGCCGCCCTCCTCATCAGCGGCGGCCTACTTGCCGACCTTTACGGACGCCGCCTGATTTTCATGATCGGCTGCATCGTCTTCACAATCGCAAGCCTTGGATGCGCCTTGGCTTCAACGACCGCTATCCTGATCGGCGCCAGAGCGGTAACGGGCTTGGGTTCGGCCCTCCTGATACCAGCCTCGCTTTCGCTCATTCGAGTGATCTATCCTGACGAGCGGATTCGAGGCCGAGCGTTGGGTATCTGGGCCGGCTGCAATGGCATGTCGCTTGCCATCGGGCCAAGCCTTGGCGGGTATCTGATCCACAGTTTCGGATGGCGCGCTGTCTTCCTCGTCGTCGTCCCGATCGGTGTGATGGCCGCTATCGGTGCATTGCTTTGGGTTCCGGAAAGTGCGGACCGGGAGGGAAGAACCTTCGATGCGCCTGGGCAGTTGTTGGGCATAGTCTCCCTGGCAGGCATCACGCTTGCAGCAATTCAGTCCTCGCATTTTCCGGTCGTCTGGACCATCCTGCTGGCGCTTTGCGGCTTCGGTTTGCTGGCGCTCTTCGTTGTGGTGGAACGGCGCCTGGGTCAGCAAGCTCTCATGCCGGTATCGATGTTTTCCACTGGGCAGTTCAACGGTGCGATGGCCGGAACGGCCGCAATGACGTTCGGCATGTATGGGACTCTTTTTCTGTTCCCACTCGCGTCCCTCAGTCTGGGGCGGCTGGCTCCAACCGGGGTCGGACTGGCACTCCTGCCGATGGCGCTCAGTTTTGTGGCGATCGCACCTTTCTCCGGCTTGTTTTCAGAATATCTGGGAAAAAGGCACACTATTAGCATCGGGCTGGCGACAATAGGATTGGGGAACATAGCGCTCGGTATCGCGTTTGCCGACAGCCTGTTGATCGCCGAGGAATTCGGTTTGCTTCTGACCGGTATCGGAATGGGGATGGCGACCGGACCTCTTACCGCAGTTGCAGTTTCCAGCGTCGCCCGTGAACGCGCCGGAACAGCAAGCGCACTGATCAACGTCGCTCGCATGGTCGGCGCAACGATCGGCGTGGCAGCGCTTGGATCGGTCTACGCATTCCTCCGAGAACCCACCCTCGGCTTCATCATTGCCATGCTTTGCGGCGGTAGCATTCAGCTCTTTGGCAGCATCGCAACCTGGCGATATCTCAAGCGGGCGTGATGTCCGTCGATGGCGCAACGCCGCTTCGTAGCTTCCTCGACTCCGTGACTACTTTTCCGTTCGTTGCAAAAGAATACGCATCTCTTCGAACCGTCGCTTGCGGTCGGCATCGCTGTCATTAGGCGCATAACAGATGGTTGATATGCAGAACTTAGCAAGATTATGAGGTTTGTCGGGCTTGTCGAATTCGCATTCGAACGTGTCGGTCATTTCCGCAGGCGACGTTCCCTGACGAGTAGAATAGGCCATCCGCACACCAGGCGGCTTCAGTTCCGGAAAGGATTGGATGGCGCCAATTGTAAGGCTCTCCGACAGGAAGAAGTTTTTAGCCACGATTTTGCAGGTTGCTTCAAGATCGGCAGATTGCGCGAAAGCCGCCGTCGGCATCAACGCAAGGCCGAATAAAATGAGGGGTTTGATCACAGTGATCTCCTTCAACGGGATTCCAGACTGTTTCAGGACGCAAACAACAAAGAAAGGAATGCCGATCACGTTGCAAAGTTCCTCCAAACAGCCCGCTTGGAATGATCAAAAGTTGCACCCGGACGACAAAGTCAGCGGAAGTTTCGCTACAGGAGAGACTGCGCTGCAGAACGCTGGAAGCCCACGGCAGGCCTTCAGTCGCATGCCCATGCGACTGAAGGCCCAACGCCGGAACACGAGGCCTGTTATCTTGTTCGTCCTATAGCGGCGGAAACACGCCGCCCTCCGCTCAACAGCAAAAAGAGAGAAAATCATGAAGACGACGAACAGACTTGCCGCTCTGATGACGGCCCTTTCCATCAACGTTTCCTTCGCGGCTATTACACCGCAAGCGCGCAGGATACTCAAGTCATCCCCAAGGGCGGTACGACGCGCGACAGCAAGCCGTCGGCCGGCGATGTCACGTTGTTGATGGCTTAAGGGTTGGCGGATAGTTGGGCGGGATGAGCCAACCGACGATCAGTTACAAGAACCACCGTTTTCCACGTCAGATCATCGCTCATGCGGTCTGGCTGTATTTCCGGTTCCCCTTGAGCTTGCGGCTGGTCGAGGAAATGTTGTTGGAGCGCGGCATCGTCGTTTCTTATGAAACGATCCGGCGATGGGGTCGCAAATTCGGTGCGGCTTACGCGAAGCGGCTGCGCCGAAAGAAGCCGTCGCGAGAGGACATCTGGCATCTGGACGAGGTGGTGATCTCCATCGGCGGCCGGAAACATTGGCTTTGGCGCGCCGTTGACCAGGACGGCTATGTTCTCGACGAGATTGTCCAGACTCGTCGCGATACCAAGGCTGCCAAGCGATTGCTGCTTAGGCTGATGAAGAAACAGGGCCTTTCGCCGAAGCGCATCGTCACGGATAAACTGTGCTCGTACGGATCGGCAAGACGGGATATGATGCCCGGCGTCGAACATCGATCGCACAAAGGCCTGAACAATTGCGCTGAGAATTCTCACGTGCCCCCTTCGAAAACGAGAGCGGATAATGCAGCGATTTCGATTGGTCGGCGGCTTGCAACGTTTCATCGCGGTCTTTTCCGCAGTCAGAAATGTCTTCGTGCCGCCGCGTCAGCAACGCTCCGCTCTCGCCACCCACATTCATCGCATCCGCGCAATGGCGCAGTGGAAAGCCGTAACCGGCGCAACGGCGTAAGTTCGCTGACAGATGTCTCGTCTGGCTCCGGTAAAACAGCGTGACATCGCCTCGCAAACATATCAACGTCAGCCATTTGTCGCCGGCGAAGGTGCAGAGCGATGCGATGTCAGAGGTGAAAGATTTGGTAGCTTCAGCAAAAGCTTGGGGACGCGCCCGTCACTTGCCGAAGCCGAATGTCTTGCGCAAACTCTTATCGACCGCGTTCGCCGGCATGAATCTGCGCAAGCGGCTGAGAAGCGTCGCTTGACCGCCCGCCGGTTGACGCATGCGATACGGACCGTTGATGGCCGCTAGGATTTTTGCAGCTACCGCCTGCGGTGACGGTGCTGACTTGATCTGCGCCTGAACCGTCTCGATGGTCGCATAGGCCTGTGTTTCATAGACGCCCAAGGGGGCCTCCGTATGTGCCGCGTTGACGTCGAGCTTCGTGTTGGTGAAGGTGGGCTCGAGCAGCACGACCCTGACGTTGAACTCGCGGATTTCGTGGTCCAGCGACTCCGACAGCCCCTCAAGCGCATGCTTGCTGCTGGCATATAGTCCCATGAACGGTGCAGGCAGGAAGCCCAAAACCGAGCTGACATTGATGATGAGTCCACTCCGGAGAGCTCGCATGGATGGCAAAACGGCCCGGATCATGCGTAAAGGGCCGAATACGTTGGTATCGAATACCCTTTGGGCTTCCGCAGTTGAGGTGTTCTCGACGGGGCCGACCAGCGAAACGCCGGCATTGTTGATCAGAATGTCGATCTTACCTGCTTCGGACAGAACCCATTCCACAAAGTTCGTAACCGATGTGTCATCGTTGACGTCAACGGTTCCGAAGCGCACGCCGGGGATTGAATTGACACGGTTCGGGTTGCGTACGCCCCCGAACACCGTGAAGCCATTTTGTGCGAGAAGGCGCGCCGTGGCCTCGCCTATTCCGGATGATGCGCCGGTGATTACGACGACTTTCTGATTGGACATGCATGCTCCTGAGGTTTGCGCGAACGAGTGCAGGGAAGCTTTCAACGAGGCCCGATTTTTTGTTTTTTTGTCAGATCGGGGTTTCACATTTTGCTTTGCACAACATTCCGATTAGATTTCGATCGCAATCTAACTTGATTTTGGATGTCGATCAACATATAAATTGAGGCGCCGGCTGTTTTTGGGTGCATTTTCATTGAAGTGATGCGTTCGAGCGTGCCGGTTGCGGCTGCAACGGTCGGAGGTGCGCGTGCAGAGCCGTTGTTCGGTTGATTAATGACCGCCCCCGACATTGCAACATGCTTAGCGCCATCGCGTCGCATTGTGTTCGAGGCCGCTACGAGGTGGGCGCGCTATGATTGACGATCGAGCAAACGAGGAGAGGTTCCTTGCCTGGCACTACGCTGATGAATGGTTTCGAGTTTGTGACCGGCCTTTCACAGGGAACCCTCCCTCGACCGCCGATGGCGGATCTGTTGCCGTTCACACTTCTTCCGCCGGACGAAGGTCACGTTGAGCTTCTCGCCAGACCGGAGGCGCGTTTTCTCAATATGATGAATACCGTCCACGGCGGATGGATCATGACGATGCTCGACACTGCCATGTCGCTTGCCGCGCAAACTACCTTGGCATCCGGTGAGGTTTGCCCTTCGCAAGAAACCTCGGCTAAATTTGTACGTCCAATTTCTGCCGACTGCGGCGAATTGAGGATCACCGGAAAGGTGATCTCTCGCGGTCGGACAGTCATCACTTTGGACGGCAGGATCGAGAACCCGCAAGGCAAGCTCTATGCGCACGGCACGTCGACCTGCCTGATCGTTCGACCCGGAACGTGATGTTCGTGTAGCTGGTTTCGGAACTGACTTGCGATTTGGCGGCAGCAAGCGGCAGGCCGAAGCCCGCTACTTGAATCCTTTCACGTATAGCGAATCAGGATCCATGGGACGAGCCTAGGCGGTTAGCCCTTCCTCCGAAGCCTCGGCACGCCGCCAATCCGATGTGCCGAGAGCTCGCATGATGAAGCGGATTTGCGCATGCACTGCATCCGCCATGTCCTCCCCCTCCTGAACGCGCTGCTCAAGCAAAACCGGATGGAAGAACGGCAGGAATGCGGTGATCACTCCACGGGTAGCATGGTCGGCATCGTCCACCCGGAACTCACCCGTTTGCAGACCCTGGCGGATAATCGCTTCCGTGATTGCCCGGATGCGCTCACCATGTGCATTCATCGTTCCCCAATTTTCGCTGGCAGCAGCGACAAGCAGCTCGTGAATGG
Proteins encoded in this window:
- a CDS encoding DUF982 domain-containing protein, giving the protein MHNVIDVEFKMLWSMPVCLATSSRDNCLIQGPEDAIHFLSRRWPCERSTSYARATERCIAAVSHKIPVEASRAAFVIACLDARLMPGRRPS
- a CDS encoding response regulator → MDGSAPLFCQMFSGKRLLVAESGYFLADEVRQKLRELGAMIVGPIHNLEYASDLIEANDVDAAILDLNLEPEQVFPLVERLDRQKIPYLFALGGEPIDASMKFTGFVLSKRPVALEHIAKALFGTPDKDT
- a CDS encoding sigma-70 family RNA polymerase sigma factor codes for the protein MRLAAAEPRIAHQCGQCRCARFSRRKVVTDSPSTAGLQNEIVELIPALRAFARTFHRNANDADDLVQETLAKALANLNQFDQGTRLKSWLFTIMRNTFCTKFRIAKREAPGIKKCVSGAGAAPPSQEWTIRAKEMEEACNLLPEPYRVVLEYVVIEGRSYDAAAEKFGCAIGTVKSRLSRARQQLAAHLDEDRH
- a CDS encoding NADH-quinone oxidoreductase subunit B, with protein sequence MSSYKDRPVISDFQYPGEAPGGDSFMGTINNELADKGFLVTSTDEFVSWARTGSLMWMTFGLACCAIEMMQMSMPRYDVERIGAAPRGSPRQSDLMIVAGTLCNKMAPALRKVYDQMPEPRYVISMGSCANGGGYYHYSYSVVRGCDRIIPIDIYVPGCPPTAEALLYGIFLLQRKIRRNGTIER
- a CDS encoding oxidoreductase, encoding MKMIAVCALSIGMTTAVMAQQSGSGGTDTGGSGSGHGAGTGSQNGGTSNGNGGTTNNGSTGTNGAPNSNGQSQDCNAMKTGKNTTQGNGMQGSQSSDNTTNKNCQQ
- a CDS encoding MFS transporter, with the protein product MQSQTQHDTPHSKFYPASLTVLCLGVIVAQVDTSVVNLAVQPIGKSLQASVTQLQWVVDAYNLVYAALLISGGLLADLYGRRLIFMIGCIVFTIASLGCALASTTAILIGARAVTGLGSALLIPASLSLIRVIYPDERIRGRALGIWAGCNGMSLAIGPSLGGYLIHSFGWRAVFLVVVPIGVMAAIGALLWVPESADREGRTFDAPGQLLGIVSLAGITLAAIQSSHFPVVWTILLALCGFGLLALFVVVERRLGQQALMPVSMFSTGQFNGAMAGTAAMTFGMYGTLFLFPLASLSLGRLAPTGVGLALLPMALSFVAIAPFSGLFSEYLGKRHTISIGLATIGLGNIALGIAFADSLLIAEEFGLLLTGIGMGMATGPLTAVAVSSVARERAGTASALINVARMVGATIGVAALGSVYAFLREPTLGFIIAMLCGGSIQLFGSIATWRYLKRA
- a CDS encoding oxidoreductase, translating into MSNQKVVVITGASSGIGEATARLLAQNGFTVFGGVRNPNRVNSIPGVRFGTVDVNDDTSVTNFVEWVLSEAGKIDILINNAGVSLVGPVENTSTAEAQRVFDTNVFGPLRMIRAVLPSMRALRSGLIINVSSVLGFLPAPFMGLYASSKHALEGLSESLDHEIREFNVRVVLLEPTFTNTKLDVNAAHTEAPLGVYETQAYATIETVQAQIKSAPSPQAVAAKILAAINGPYRMRQPAGGQATLLSRLRRFMPANAVDKSLRKTFGFGK
- a CDS encoding PaaI family thioesterase, whose translation is MPGTTLMNGFEFVTGLSQGTLPRPPMADLLPFTLLPPDEGHVELLARPEARFLNMMNTVHGGWIMTMLDTAMSLAAQTTLASGEVCPSQETSAKFVRPISADCGELRITGKVISRGRTVITLDGRIENPQGKLYAHGTSTCLIVRPGT